In a single window of the uncultured Dysgonomonas sp. genome:
- the mobA gene encoding conjugal transfer protein MobA has product MNEEKRNPQNRGKGGRPPKNDPAKHRLTVNLTDEQHAGFLALYEQSGVQSLSGFIAARIFGDEFRVVKTDASAVEFIAKLTALHSQIRSIGVNYNQVVKELHSNFGEKKALALLYKLENATIELAGIGHEVLQLCEQFKAKHL; this is encoded by the coding sequence ATGAACGAAGAAAAAAGGAATCCCCAAAATCGGGGAAAAGGAGGTAGACCCCCGAAGAACGACCCGGCAAAGCATCGGCTGACAGTGAACCTGACAGATGAACAACACGCCGGATTCCTTGCCCTGTACGAGCAGTCAGGCGTACAATCCTTGTCCGGGTTTATCGCTGCCCGCATCTTTGGGGATGAATTTCGTGTAGTGAAAACCGATGCCTCGGCAGTAGAATTTATTGCAAAGCTCACTGCTTTACACTCACAAATACGAAGTATTGGAGTCAATTACAATCAAGTTGTAAAGGAGTTACATTCCAATTTTGGAGAGAAAAAAGCCTTGGCATTACTCTATAAATTGGAAAATGCGACCATTGAACTGGCTGGAATCGGGCACGAAGTGTTACAGTTGTGCGAACAATTTAAGGCTAAACATCTTTAA